The genome window TCGCGCCCGCCCATATAAATCACATACCCAGGAAATTCGTGGATAAATCGCCGCTCCTCAATGAACCCAATCGGGTTTTCACTGACCGCGGTGGCCATCAACTGCTTATAAGCTAAGCGTGATTCTGGCGCATATTGAAGATTCACCACAACGCCCACGACCATCCCGATGAATGAGATCAAGAACACGGGCGATGCGATTTGATACAGGCTCAGGCCCGAGGCCTTCATCGCAGTAATTTCCTGCTGCGAAGACAGACGTCCGAGCGCCATCAATGTGCCCGTCAAAACCCCCAGCGGTAGCGCATACGCCGCCACGTAAGGGATCAACAGCCCCATCAACTTCAAAAAGACGATCGCATCGAGTTTCCCAGCCGCAACCAGCTCTGCGATATCACGCATCGCATTTCCCAATAACAGGACGAACACAAAAAGCCCCATCGCGAACCCAGTAGCGACAAGAACCTCCTTCAAGACATGACGATGTAGTAAATTAAGCATTTGCTGAAATTAGAAGTTAGTAGTCAGAACGCCCGAACCACAAGCCACAAGCTCTTCCAAATAATTTTCTCTCGCGCGCGTTTCTCACTTCACACTTCCGCATTCTAACTTCAACCTGCCGCCATGGATTCCAAACAAGAAGAAGTTCTCCAAATTTTCCGCGACGGTGGCGCACTCCTCAGTGGCCACTTCCTGCTGCGCTCCGGCCTGCACAGTGCCCATTTCTTCCAATGTGCACAGGTTTGCCAATACATGGACAAAGTCACTCGCATGGCGGAACTCCTCTGTGAAGACCTCAAAGGCTACGGCGCGACGACCGTCGTCGGCCCCGCAATGGGCGGTCTCGTGATCGGCCAAGAAGTCGCACGCCAACTCGGCCTACGCTTCGTTTTCCTCGAAAAGGTCGATGATAAGCTCGAACTACGCCGCAACTTCAAATTCGCACCCGACGAGAAGGTATTGATCGTCGAAGACGTCATCACACGCGGTGGCCGCGTCGTTGAAGCACTCGAACAATGCCGCAAACACGGCGCAGATCCTGTCGCAGTCGGTGTCATCGTCGACCGCAGCAACGGCAAGACCACCTTCGACATCCCACACCACAGCCTAGCAGAACTCAGCTTCCCAACTTACGAAGCCGACAATCTCCCGCCAGAGCTACAAGGCAGCGAAGCGATCAAGCCAGGCAGCTAGCCCGTCGAACGTCGAACGTCGAACGTCGAACGTCGAACGTCGAACGTCGAACGTCGAACGTCGAACGTCGACATTTTGCTTCGACGTCGCAAAAATCCAATCAAGCTGAAAATTCTATTTTCAGCTATTTAAATTCAACATTCAAAGTTGAACGTTCGATGTTCAACGTTCAACGAGATCATCCGACACCATGCTCAGCTACCGCCACGCATTCCATGCTGGAAACTATGCCGATGTGCTCAAGCACCTCGTGCTAGTCGAGTGCCTCAACTACCTAAAGTTGAAGGATAAGCCGTTCGCGTATTTCGATACGCATGCGGGCCCGGGCATGTATGCACTGGATTCGGAATTCGCTCTGAAGACCGGCGAATTCCAAGGCGGCATCGCCAAACTATGGGTCGAAGAGGCCTTACCGGAAGCGCTCTTACCCTATTTGGAGGTGATTGAAGCGATCAATGTCAGCGACGAACTCGTCAAATATCCGGGTTCGCCGTCCATTGCCCAGCATCTGCTGCGTGAGCAAGACCGCCTGCAATTGTGCGAACTGCACAACACCGAGATTGAGGCGCTCGAAGCATTGCTACGCGTCGATGGCCGCGCCGAGGTCTGGCATGAGGACGGCTTTAATCGAGTCGAAAAGCTCCTGCCGCCCAGAGAGCGACGTGCAGTGACGCTGATTGACCCGTCCTACGAAATCAAAGAAGACTATGATCGTGTGGTGGAATTCATTACCCGCGCATACCGAAAATTTGCCCAAGGGGTTTATTTGATCTGGTATCCGGTGGTCGAACGCGCACGCATCGACCAGATGGAAGCCGATCTACAGCGTAGCGGCATCCGCAACATTCAAGTGTATGAGCTCGGCATCACCAACGACACCGAAGCGCGCGGCATGACCTCTAGCGGCATGATTGTCATCAACCCGCCCTGGACACTGAAACAGCGCATGGAGCCCGCGCTTAAATTCCTGGCCGACACACTCGGCATTGACGGCAATGGCTTTGCCAGATCCGAGCAGCTTGTAGAGGAATAATACAGGAAGAGCGGACTGAGACCTCTCCCGCATCAAGAATTGTGATTTTTTAGCTCAACCCATACGGGAGGGACGAGCTCCGCCTCGTCTTGCGGTGTGCTGGTGCTTTGGTTCTGAGCGGAGGTTGAGTGCGGAGGCTCGGCGAGACGGCAGCGTAGAACGCGGCAAGCGCGGAGGCCGTCCCTCCCCAAGAACAGATCCGTTGAAGCGCCATGAAGCGGATCCGCTCAGCGGTTCTGGGATTGAGCGCAACACATCGTCGAAATCGACCTCTAAAAATGGACTCACACGCGGCCATGCATACAATGGCACGTGAGATGTCCCAGAATTGCGATAGGTCTTGGTATCAATTATCGAGCGCTGATGTGCTTGAACGCTTAGAAAGTGCCCCCGAAGGCCTCTCTCAAGACCTCTCTCAGCGCCGCTTAGAAGAGTTCGGCTATAATGAATTAAAAATTCAAACGCCAAGCGCATGGAAACGCCTGCTACGACAATTCCACAACGCGCTCATCTATATTCTACTGATTGCGATCACCTTGACCGCCATACTCGGGATGTGGATGGACATGGCAGTCATCCTTGGAGTCGTCGCCTTAAATGTAGTCATCGGCTACATTCAAGAGGGCAAGGCCGAGGGCGCGCTCGACGCCTTAAAGCGCACACTCGTGGCAAAATGCACCGTCATACGTAGTGGCGAAGCCACGATTATCCCCAGTCGAGAACTCGTCCCGGGCGAAATCGTCAGCCTCAGTGGGGGCGACCGTATCCCTGCCGACTTACGACTGATCAGCGCTCATGATTTTCATGCCGACGAAAGCGCCCTAACCGGCGAATCCGTGCCGGCAAAAAAGGAGATCGACGCCATCGACCGCCCCGACCTCTCTCCTGGCGATCAACGCTGCATGGCCTTCAGCAGCACCTTCGCCACCCGCGGCTCAGCACTGGGAATTGTTGTCGAAACTGCCGAACAGACCGAGATCGGAAAAATTGCCGTGCTGATGAAAGAGATCCAAGCACCGCTGACACCGCTGCAGTCGAAAATCGCCGATTTTACCCGCACACTGATCATCGCAATCCTACTGATCGGGCTCTTGAACCTATTGCTCGGGCACTACGTGGGATACGCCCTCGGCTACAATTTCCTCGGCTCCATTTCACTGATCGTGGCGGCGATCCCAGAAATGTTGCCCATGATTGTGACCGGCATACTCGCGCTCTCTGCCACCCGCATGGCGCAACGCAGCGCCCTGATCCGTCGTCTGCCCGCCGCTGAAACCCTCGGCTGCACCACCGTCATCTGCTCCGACAAAACTGGCACCTTGACCAAGAATGAAATGACCGTGCAGGCGATCCTCTGTGCCGACAGCTCCTACGAAGTGCACGGCGTAGGCTATGATCCCGACGGCTTTTTCGCAAAAGACCAAGCAGCCATCGATCTGACAGAGCTACCGTCCGCGCTCCGTGAAACACTCCGCACTGGACTACTCTGCAACGATGCGAACTTAGTCAAAGAAGGCACACACCACCATATTGTCGGAGACCCCACCGAAGGCGCCTTGCTAGTCGCCGCCGCCAAAGCACAGATCACGGATCATTCAGAACGCATCGATGAAATCCCCTTCGACTCTGAAAATATGTATATGGCGACGCTGCATCGTGGCGAAAAATCGAACCACATCTTCGTCAAAGGCTCCCCCGAACAAGTGCTCAAGCTCTGCACCCATCAACTCACTCAAAACGGCCCAGAGGATCTTACCCCCGATGCCATTCACGAACAAGCAGAGCAACTTGCAGCCAAAGCACTGCGCCTCCTCGCCATGGCCACCAAAGCAGTGCCACACACGCACACGCGCATCACCTCCAAAGACCTGCATACTCTCACCTTCTTAGGGATCGAAGGCATGATCGATCCTCCGCGACCAGAAGCCATCGCCGCCATTGAAGACTGCAAACAAGCCGGAATCCGCCCCGTCATGATCACAGGCGATCACGCCATCACCGCTTCTGCAGTGGCACGCCAGCTCGGCATCTTATCGCGCGATGCCCCTCCCGCGATCGGCGGTGAAACATTGGCGCGCATGAGCGATGATGACTTGCGCGAAGCCGTCGCTCGAGTCTCTGTCTTTGCCCGTGTCGCCCCCGAGCACAAACTTCGTATCGCCCGGCAACTACAAGAACGTGGCGAAATCGTCGCGATGACCGGTGACGGCGTCAACGACGCCCCTGCACTGAAAGCGGCAGACATCGGCATTGCGATGGGCATCACGGGCACCGAAGTCAGTAAAGAAGCTGCCGACATGGTGCTGACAGACGACAACTTTGCCAGTATCGTCGGCGCTGTCGAAGAAGGACGGCACGCCTGGAAGAATCTGGAAAAGGCCATTCTCTACACACTTCCCACCAATGGCGGACAAGCCATGCTCGTCATCGGCGCGGTGCTAATGGCCACCTTCGTGCCGATCTTCGCAGCTCGACTGACGCTCGAACCCGTCATGATTCTATGGATCAATCTATTCGACTCGGTCTTTCTGACGATGCCACTGATGATGGAGGCCAAAGAGCGCAACTTACTCAAACAACCCCCACGGCCACCGAAAGCTAAACTCGCCAGCATGCTGCTACTGGGGCGCGTCATCCTGATCGGCCTCGCCATCGCCCTGCCTGGGTTTTGGATCTATCATCACTTCGGAGCCGCAGCCGTCGCCGCAGATGGCACCATCCTCGACGAGTTGCTGCTCACCCAAGCCCAAACCGCAGCCTTCTGGGCGGTGCTGATGGTGCACTTCGGATTCGTCATGAGTGCACGATCGATCGACCAGTCGGCCTTCAGTTTCAGCCCATTCTCAAATAAGTGGTTACTCGCAGGGATCGCCGCCAGCGTCCTACTCCGCCTACTGCCAAGCGTGGTGCCATCGATCGCTGCCGCATTTCGAACCGCAAACTTCCCGCTCGAATGGTGGCTCTATATCCTCCCCTGCCTACTACCTGGTTTCATCATCCTAGAAATTGAGAAACTCATTCGAAGACGATTTTCTAAAGGTCACTGCTGAACCGAGCCGAACTCTCAATTTTTAATCGCAATTCGCCGCGAGTCCTTCAATAGCTGTTCGCATGTTCAAATTCGACAGCACCCTCAACCGCCTGTGCAGCGTTGGCACTTGGGAAGCCATTTCCTCAATCCTACTCTTCGGCATCGCCATGCCACTCAAATATATATGGGGCAACGACATGCTGATCCGACCGATCGGCATGGCACACGGAATCTTATGGATGGCCTACGTCGGGTTGGCCGTGCTCGGCCAAATGGATTACAAATGGTCATGGAAGATAACTGGCTGGTTACTCGTCGCCAGTATCGTGCCCGCAGGCCCATTAGTCGCCGACCCGAAGTTGCTCAAGCACATCAAAGCCAAGTAGCCCGTCGTTGACGCGATCCATCAAGGTGCTTTCGCATCTGAAACGTGGTATTTCTCAATGTGAATATGTCTAGTCACTTTACACCGCAGCACTCAGCATGATGCATATGCCCGCCCGCATACGACTCCATCTACTCTCTATCTTGCTGCTGATAATGACGTCCGCTATTACCCCACTCCGCGCTGACTCCAATCAACTCGCATTCAGCCGCAACCAAGCGCTCGCTCAAACGATCAATTTGGCAGAGCGCAGCAGTGCCGAGTCAGACGTCAGCATAATCGCTGAGGCTGGTTTCACCGCGATCCGTCTGGTGCTCGCCCCCTTCAAGGAGATGCAGCAAGACGAAGGGCAGTGGCGCTTCAATACCGCATGGCTTAAGGACGTCGAGCGTATCGTCGAGCGCGCCCTTCAGCACGATCTAGCGATCATCCTCGACCACCACGAATACTTCCCCATGGGAGAAAAGCCCGAGGAAATGCACGACCAATATATGGAATCGTGGCGACTGCTCGCTCAGCACTTTGCACACCTCCCTAATGATACGGTCTTCTTCGAACTCCTCAACGAGCCGAACACCAACCTGACACCGAAACTCTGGAACACCTACCTCGCCGAAGCCATCGCAGTCGTGCGCAAGAGTAACCCAGAGCGCACGCTCATTATCGGCCCCGGGCATTGGAATAATATTAAATTCCTCAAACAACTCAAAATCCCAAAGTCCGAGCGCAACGTCATTGCCACCTTTCACTATTACGAACCATTCCAATTCACCCACCAAGGCGCGAGTTGGACACCTAACATGAAAGACGTGAAAGACGTGCGCTGGAACGGCACGCCTGAACAAATCAAAGAGGTGCTCAGTGACCTGCAGAGTGCAGCCCAGTGGGGCAAAAAAGAGCAACGTCCACTCCTTCTAGGAGAATTCGGAGCTATCAAATACGCCGCGCTCGAAGACCGCGTGCGCTACTACCACGTCGTGCATACAGTCGCCGAAAAATACGGCATTTCTTGGGCAGCATGGGGCTTTCGTGATGGCCATTACAGTATCTACGACAGCAAAAAAGCGCAGTGGAATCAGGCACTGCTCTACGGCCTACGGGGCAAGCCAACCCAGTAAGTAAGCCAGCCAGTTCTAGCACCGGCGCCAACGACTCGCTTGCGCGATACTGTATTGGAACTTCCGCGCGTGCTCCCGAATCAGGAACGGCATATCCCACTGCTTTTGTAGCTCAAAGTCTGGCTCCAGCGCGGAACGTAAGCCCTCAAACGAATCTTGTGCACCGTCGCCGAGCCAATTAGCCGACGGCGTATATTCCTCCAGCCATGTGAAGGGCGTGGTAATCAACAACTGGCCGCCAGGCTTCACCAACTCTGACAGCCGCTTCAACAAGCGCATCGGCTCCGGCAAGCGGCAGATCAAATTACAGGCAATCACGACGTCAAACTGACCGATATCGTCGCGAACACGCTGCGCATCCCCGACTTCAAAATGCACACGGTTCGGATCAATCGCGGCATCCACCTTCAAATCCAACAAAGTCGTGCCCGAGCCTTCATCCAAACGCCAAGCCGCATGCATACCAGCGGTCTTCATACGATTGGCCGCATCGATAAACGCCTGCGAGTAATCAATGCCAATCACCTCCGAGCAATGACGCGCCAGCTCAAAGGTCGAGCGCCCCACCGAGCAGCCGAGATCCAAGGCGCGCGCATTTGCTGGCAAGACCGCCACATCGACGCCCTCACTGACGCATCGCTGTGGAAACCCCAAGGCATCGGCACCACCGAAGCCATACGGGAACTGCTCCGCCGCACTGGCGTAGTGAAAAATCAAATACTGCTGCAGCAGCTCGTCGGATTCGTAAGGGTTCTCTGACATACTTACTAATCAGTGGATTCGACTGCCTTAGGCGCATCATCCGCCTTCTTACCGCCAGTAACTTTCTCCATCATTGTCTGGATTACGAAGTAGAGCATCGGCACAACAATCAAACTCAGAATAGTCGCGGTGACCATACCGCCGAACACCGCAGTGCCCAGCACCTGACGTGACGCAGCACCTGCACCCGAGGCGATCAATAGTGGAATCACACCGAGCACGAAGGACAGCGCAGTCATCAAAACCGCACGGTAACGAAGCTTCACAGCCTCGACCGCAGCATCGAAAATACTCATGCCGCTCTGGCGTTGCACACTGGCAAATTCCGTCAGCAAAATCGCAGTCTTAGTGGCGAGAGCGATCAACAAAATCAAACCGACCTGTGTATACACGTTGTTTTCCATGCCACGATATTTGATAAAGAACACCGCACCCAAGAGCGCAGTCGGCACCGCAAGACAAACTGAGATAGGCAAAGTCCAGCTCTCATATTGAGCAGCCAACAATAAATACACCATCAACACAGCAAAACCAAACACCGCGATAAGACCAGCTCCCGCTTGCTTCTCCTGATACGACAACTCCGACCACGAAAAGCCCATCGAAGCGGGCAAATTCGTAGCAGACAAAGCTTCCATGGTATCCATCGCCTGCCCCGAGCTATAACCAGGAGCTGGATTACCAAGCACCTTCACCGAAGGCATCATATTGAAACGAATCACGTTCTGCGGCCCCAGCTTCTCTTCCAATGCGACGACTGCACCTAGAGGTATCATCTCACCATTCGCACCTTTAACCGTCAGTTTATTAATATCATCCGGTTCTCCACGAGCCGGTATATCTGCTTGCGCGGTCACCTTAAAAACCTGTCCGAATAGCGTGAAGTCATTCACATACATCGAGCCAAGATAGACCTGCAACGTATCAAAAACGGCAGTCATCGATGTGCCCGTGCGCTTAATCTGCTCACGGTCAATATCGATAAAAATCTGCGGCACACTCGCGCGGAAAGTTGACCGCACTCCATTCATAATCGGACTTTGGTTCGCTTCAGCCATAAGCCCAGCAGAGACCGCCTGTAACTGCTCGGGACCACCACCCTCTTTGTCTTGTAGCATGTAAGTAAAGCCACCTGTCATACCCACGCCTGGCAACGAAGGCATCGGAAAGCCAAACGCCACTGCGTCTTGTATCTTATTAAACTCAACTTGCATCGCTGCGAGAATCCCGGACTGATGCAACTCAGGAGTTCCACGCTCATCCCAGTGATCAAAAACGATCATGCAGAAACCCGCATTCGAACCTGCCGCTCCATCAATCAAAGAATAACCAGAAACCGCCAAACAATCCACCACACCTGGCGTTGCCAGAGCAATTTTTTCGATCTGCTCCATGACCGCATCCGTGCGTTCCAAGGTCGCACCATCCGGCAACTGAGCACTCATCATGCAATAGCCTTCATCTTCTTGCGGCACGAAACCAGTTGGCAAGCTACTCATCCCCTTACCGGAAATGTAAACAAGCCCGATAAAGAGCGCTACGCCGATCACACTGTAACGCAGTGCTAAGCGAACAATACTCTGATAACCACTATTCGTCTTCTCCACCGTAGTGTTAAAGAGCTTAAATAGCCCCTTCGCTTCGGCTTGTCCCGGCTTTAGCAAAATACCACAAAGTGCCGGACTCAAGGTCAGCGCATTGACCGTCGAGAAACAGGTCGCAATCGAAATCGTAATCGCGAACTGCTTAAACATCGTGCCGGTAATACCTGGCATCATCGCAGTTGGCACGAATACCGAGAGCAGCACCAAGGTCGTCGCCACCACTGGTCCGGTGACCTCCTTCATACATTCCGCTGCAGCCTCTTTGCCGCTCAGCCCTCGATCCAAGTGAACCGTGGTGTTCTCCACCACCAAAATTGCATCATCCACCACAATTCCGATCACCAGGACCAGGCCGAAGAGGGTCAGCAGGTTGAGGGAGTAGCCCATCATCAACAACACCGAGAACGTGCCAATCAACGCAACAGGAATCGTCACGGTCGGCACCAAGGTCGCTCGGAAGTTCTGCAAAAAGATATAAACCGTCAACACCACTAGGCCTAATGTCTGCATCAGCGTAATCACCACCTCACGAATCGAAGCATGCACGACCCAGGTCGCATCATAGATAATCTTATAATCGACATCGTTCGGAAACGAATTGGAAAGCTCCTCCAACTTCGCAGTCACCCCATCCGCAACTTGAATCAAGTTAGAACCAGGTATTTGATAAATCGCCAATGCTGCAGCGTCCGCTCCATTCGACCGTGCACTGAAGTTATACACATCGGAACCCAGCTCTACACGTGCGACATCACGCACACGAATCGTTCGACCGTCCTCCGACGTCGCAATCACGATATTCTCAAACTCCTCGATTTCCACGAGGCGGCCATGCGCACTCAACACATATTCAAACGCAGTGCCTTCGGGGGCAGGCGATCCGCCCACACGACCCGCAGCGACTTGAATATTCTGTTCACGAATCGCATCGACCACTTCAGACGCAGCCAACTTACGCGCACGCAATTGATCTGGGTCCAACCAAATACGCATACTAAACTCACCAACACCATACAGCATCACATCACCCACACCCGGCACACGCAGGAGGTCATCGCGTATACGCATATTTGAATAATTCGACAAATAAGCATCATCATACGTGCCCTCAGGTGAGGTCACCGTAACATACATCACCACATCAGTGGACTTCTTCTTCACCGAAACCCCCGTGCGCTTCACCTCTTCCGGCAAACGCGGCTCCGCCAGGGAAACACGATTTTGCACCAAGACATTGGCCGTATCCAAATCAACTCCAGGCTCGAAGGTGACGGTCAAATTCATGCTTCCGTCATTCGCACTCACGGAACTCATGTAGATCATGCCTTCCACACCATTGACTTCTTTTTCAATGGTGGCCGCAACCGTATCCGAAACGGTCTGCGCATCGGCACCTGCATAATTTGCAGACACAGTAATCGTCGGCGGCGCTAAGTCAGGATAGCGTGCAATCGGCAGCATCATCAGGGAGACAATCCCCAAGACCACGATCACGATCGAGATCACTGCCGCAAAAATCGGCCTGCGAATAAAGAATAAACTAAGCATAATATGTATTAGCTAAATGAGCTATTTCGCCATTTCCGGAGTCACAGTCACTCCGTCACGCGCACGCTGCAGACCCATCACAATAATGCGATCCTCTGAAGTCACTCCATCCACAATGATCGTCTGACGCTCTGCTGGTGAATCGCCTTCAGCCTGCTTCACTATCGTATCACCAGGATCCACCCCACGGCGATGCACCACATTCTGATCATCCACCACCCAGACATAGCGACCTCCGATGTCTCTCAAAATCGCATCTGCTGGCACTAGCAAAGCATTCTTATCACTTGGATCATCTTTATTAGGCGGAACAGGGATCTTCACCAACGCATACAAGCCTGATGCTAAACCAGCGTCCTTATTATCAAACACAGCACGCATCGCGATCGTGCGCGTCATGGAGTCTACCTTATTATCCATAAAATCAATGCGCCCCGCTTCGGCATAAATAGAACCATCAGACAACTCCAATTGGATTCCCAGCCCAGTCACATACTCATCAACTGAAGAGCCCTTTTGACGTATTTGCAGATACTTAATCATTTCACGCTCAGGCACCTCAAAGTGTGCCTCAATCACGGAATCATCCACGATGGTAGTGATGACGGTGGGATCACTGAAACCCACCAAATTTTCATCACTGACAGTAGACAAGGACACTCGACCACTAATTGGTGCATTCACATTGGTATAGCTCAAGTCTAGCTTTGCATTGTTCAACTGAGCAGTCGCTTGACTGACGCTAGCAATGGCTTGAGCCAATTCAGCAGACGCAATATCAACCTCAACCTCGGCCACCGCATTCGACTTGAGCGCCTCCTCGAGTCGGCGTAATCGAGACTCAGCCAATTCGCGCCCAGCCACAGCTCGAGCCAAATCGGCCTCTGCAGCCTCAACCGCCAACTGATACGGGCGCGGTTCGATCGTAAACAAGTGCTCTCCAGCCTTCACAAAGCCACCTTCCTCGAAGTTGGCATCTTCTAAATAACCACTCACGCGAGCCCGCATCTCGATCTCCGAAACACCTTTCAGCGTCGAAGGATAACTTTTATATACAGTCACCTCGCGTGTCTCAGGGTTCGCAACCGTAACCGTTGGTGGAGGTGGCGCTTGCACCTCGGCTTCTGGCGCACATCCCACAGCAAAGATTGAAGCCAAGACTGCAGCTCCCATAGGAGCACCCAGCTTAGAGAGGTCGAAACCTCGAAGAACAAACGCACGTGTTTCTTTCATAGTGTATCTCAATTAAATCTAAAATTATTTAGCCAACTACTTCACTGGCATCGCGTCATCAGGAAACCCACCACCAAGCGACTGGTAGAGATCGATATAAAAACCAGCAATCCGACCTTCACTGAGCGCGCGGTTATCATCCGTGGTCGTCGCAGTGCGCTCCGCATCCAAAACATTTTGGAAGTCCACCAAGCCCTTAGAGTAGTTATCCTTCACCAAAGACACGGTCTCCGATGCTGCAACCGAGGCCGTCGTTAAAGCCGCTAAACGATCACGCTCAAAGGCCAACCCTCCCATCGAGGTCTCGACTTCACCCACCGCACTCAAAACGACGTTTTCATATGCCAAATAAGCCTCACGTGTCTTCGACTCTTCGATGTCAATCTGGCTACGCACACGCCCAGCGCTGAATAAGTTCCAACGAAACCCTGGGCCAAAACCATAGTCACGAGAGCCCGATTCAAACACATCGCCACTCTCAGTCGCGAGAAGCTGGAAATCTCCGTTCAAGGTAAAGCGTGGATATAGATCCGCCTCAGCGACACCAATACGTGCATGTTGCGAAGCTAAACGGCGCTCTGCTGCTCTCACATCTGGACGAGAGCGAAGGACTTCGGCGGGTGTTGCCGCAGCAGCCTGGAGCGGCGGCTTCGGAATCGAGCTGGAAGACCCAAGAAGCGCTTGTGTCTCATACGAATAACCACCGAGTAAAACAGAGAGACGATTAATCACCTCAACGCGCTCAATACCAAGCTGCGGTAAAAATGCCTGAGTATTGGATAGATTCGTCTGAGCTTGTGTAATGTCGATCTTAGGCACCAACCCCGCCTCGAAGCGATCTTCCGCCAGCTTCAGAGACCCTTGCTGCGTCTTAACATTCTCCAGAGCCAATACGATACGTTCATCTAAAGTGCGCACTTCCACATAACTACCCGCGACCTCAGCCAGCAACAGA of Lentimonas sp. CC4 contains these proteins:
- the pyrE gene encoding orotate phosphoribosyltransferase encodes the protein MDSKQEEVLQIFRDGGALLSGHFLLRSGLHSAHFFQCAQVCQYMDKVTRMAELLCEDLKGYGATTVVGPAMGGLVIGQEVARQLGLRFVFLEKVDDKLELRRNFKFAPDEKVLIVEDVITRGGRVVEALEQCRKHGADPVAVGVIVDRSNGKTTFDIPHHSLAELSFPTYEADNLPPELQGSEAIKPGS
- the rlmJ gene encoding 23S rRNA (adenine(2030)-N(6))-methyltransferase RlmJ, producing the protein MLSYRHAFHAGNYADVLKHLVLVECLNYLKLKDKPFAYFDTHAGPGMYALDSEFALKTGEFQGGIAKLWVEEALPEALLPYLEVIEAINVSDELVKYPGSPSIAQHLLREQDRLQLCELHNTEIEALEALLRVDGRAEVWHEDGFNRVEKLLPPRERRAVTLIDPSYEIKEDYDRVVEFITRAYRKFAQGVYLIWYPVVERARIDQMEADLQRSGIRNIQVYELGITNDTEARGMTSSGMIVINPPWTLKQRMEPALKFLADTLGIDGNGFARSEQLVEE
- a CDS encoding HAD-IC family P-type ATPase; translation: MDSHAAMHTMAREMSQNCDRSWYQLSSADVLERLESAPEGLSQDLSQRRLEEFGYNELKIQTPSAWKRLLRQFHNALIYILLIAITLTAILGMWMDMAVILGVVALNVVIGYIQEGKAEGALDALKRTLVAKCTVIRSGEATIIPSRELVPGEIVSLSGGDRIPADLRLISAHDFHADESALTGESVPAKKEIDAIDRPDLSPGDQRCMAFSSTFATRGSALGIVVETAEQTEIGKIAVLMKEIQAPLTPLQSKIADFTRTLIIAILLIGLLNLLLGHYVGYALGYNFLGSISLIVAAIPEMLPMIVTGILALSATRMAQRSALIRRLPAAETLGCTTVICSDKTGTLTKNEMTVQAILCADSSYEVHGVGYDPDGFFAKDQAAIDLTELPSALRETLRTGLLCNDANLVKEGTHHHIVGDPTEGALLVAAAKAQITDHSERIDEIPFDSENMYMATLHRGEKSNHIFVKGSPEQVLKLCTHQLTQNGPEDLTPDAIHEQAEQLAAKALRLLAMATKAVPHTHTRITSKDLHTLTFLGIEGMIDPPRPEAIAAIEDCKQAGIRPVMITGDHAITASAVARQLGILSRDAPPAIGGETLARMSDDDLREAVARVSVFARVAPEHKLRIARQLQERGEIVAMTGDGVNDAPALKAADIGIAMGITGTEVSKEAADMVLTDDNFASIVGAVEEGRHAWKNLEKAILYTLPTNGGQAMLVIGAVLMATFVPIFAARLTLEPVMILWINLFDSVFLTMPLMMEAKERNLLKQPPRPPKAKLASMLLLGRVILIGLAIALPGFWIYHHFGAAAVAADGTILDELLLTQAQTAAFWAVLMVHFGFVMSARSIDQSAFSFSPFSNKWLLAGIAASVLLRLLPSVVPSIAAAFRTANFPLEWWLYILPCLLPGFIILEIEKLIRRRFSKGHC
- a CDS encoding DUF3817 domain-containing protein — protein: MFKFDSTLNRLCSVGTWEAISSILLFGIAMPLKYIWGNDMLIRPIGMAHGILWMAYVGLAVLGQMDYKWSWKITGWLLVASIVPAGPLVADPKLLKHIKAK
- a CDS encoding glycoside hydrolase family 5 protein, with amino-acid sequence MTSAITPLRADSNQLAFSRNQALAQTINLAERSSAESDVSIIAEAGFTAIRLVLAPFKEMQQDEGQWRFNTAWLKDVERIVERALQHDLAIILDHHEYFPMGEKPEEMHDQYMESWRLLAQHFAHLPNDTVFFELLNEPNTNLTPKLWNTYLAEAIAVVRKSNPERTLIIGPGHWNNIKFLKQLKIPKSERNVIATFHYYEPFQFTHQGASWTPNMKDVKDVRWNGTPEQIKEVLSDLQSAAQWGKKEQRPLLLGEFGAIKYAALEDRVRYYHVVHTVAEKYGISWAAWGFRDGHYSIYDSKKAQWNQALLYGLRGKPTQ
- a CDS encoding putative 4-mercaptohistidine N1-methyltransferase yields the protein MSENPYESDELLQQYLIFHYASAAEQFPYGFGGADALGFPQRCVSEGVDVAVLPANARALDLGCSVGRSTFELARHCSEVIGIDYSQAFIDAANRMKTAGMHAAWRLDEGSGTTLLDLKVDAAIDPNRVHFEVGDAQRVRDDIGQFDVVIACNLICRLPEPMRLLKRLSELVKPGGQLLITTPFTWLEEYTPSANWLGDGAQDSFEGLRSALEPDFELQKQWDMPFLIREHARKFQYSIAQASRWRRC